Proteins co-encoded in one Papaver somniferum cultivar HN1 chromosome 5, ASM357369v1, whole genome shotgun sequence genomic window:
- the LOC113280189 gene encoding putative pentatricopeptide repeat-containing protein At1g12700, mitochondrial, whose product MGSREGRMEEASKIFDMMLKLRKEPDICTYISIIYGLCLTGKLEEAHELFDLMEDKGVKQDVCSFTMLINGYRKRSGLDEANQLFKKMQNKGLKPNQVTYSTLIDGLCKAGKVRMALSLFTEMRSYGVSPNIVTYNALVNGLCKAGNIEEARQLFSEIPDKGLVADVVTYTTMINGMCKKGMFVEAEKLINEMKNKGCTPDATTYGTIIKGHLEKGHFEGGNVTKALEFFKEMRIRKLSLNNATKSLLIKSLSADQLKNLDFPVRLP is encoded by the coding sequence ATGGGTAGTAGAGAGGGGAGGATGGAAGAAGCTTCCAAGATATTTGATATGATGCTTAAGTTGCGCAAAGAACCTGATATATGTACTTATATATCCATAATATATGGTCTGTGTTTGACCGGTAAGCTAGAGGAAGCACACGAATTGTTTGATTTGATGGAGGACAAAGGTGTGAAACAAGATGTTTGCAGCTTCACTATGTTGATCAATGGATACCGCAAGAGGTCTGGGTTGGATGAAGCTAATCAATTGTTcaagaaaatgcaaaacaaggGATTAAAACCCAACCAAGTCACCTATAGTACACTAATAGATGGACTATGCAAGGCTGGAAAAGTTAGAATGGCACTGAGCTTATTCACTGAGATGCGATCTTACGGGGTATCTCCTAACATAGTTACATATAATGCACTTGTGAATGGGTTGTGCAAAGCTGGAAACATTGAGGAGGCGAGACAATTGTTTTCTGAAATCCCCGACAAAGGATTAGTTGCGGACGTTGTAACATATACCACTATGATCAATGGTATGTGCAAAAAAGGGATGTTTGTCGAAGCGGAAAAACTGATcaatgaaatgaaaaataaagggTGCACACCTGATGCCACTACGTATGGTACCATTATTAAGGGTCATCTTGAAAAGGGTCATTTTGAGGGAGGTAATGTTACAAAAGCATTAGAGTTCTTCAAAGAAATGCGCATAAGGAAATTGTCACTCAACAATGCCACTAAATCACTGTTAATAAAATCCTTGTCTGCAGATCAACTCAAAAACTTGGATTTTCCTGTAAGACTGCCGTAA
- the LOC113278234 gene encoding SNF1-related protein kinase regulatory subunit gamma-like PV42a has protein sequence MEKAMSIDINKNSYSDELEWLKQTKVGDLISDHHLQNKNKRLVEVPYTATLAHTMNALVANNVVAVPIAAPPGHWIGAGGSMILESDKHTGVVRKHYIGMLTMFDILAHLAEDPIDVVGTNGDGGGGFDMDERMSVPVSSIIGHSLEGLSLWTLNPHTSLLDCMEVFSKGIHRALIPLDSHMDNVLGVELAENSSSYRMLTQMDVLSFLKSHGSKLKNVISHTVGELGAVMEQVFAVTNRTKVIDAIKCMRTGGLHAVPIIEAFDATDEDHKQLINGKGRKIVGTFSATDLKGCPIDLLQSWMSIDVLEFTNRVSTGPANNGVGDESTASTSRTLVTCYAESSLGEVIDKAVTGHVHRIWVVDRQGLLDGIVALTDVLRVIRISLLSGV, from the exons atggaaaaAGCCATGTCAATAGACATAAACAAGAACAGCTACAGCGACGAACTCGAATGGCTAAAACAAACAAAAGTTGGAGATTTGATATctgatcatcatcttcaaaacaaGAACAAGAGATTAGTAGAAGTACCATATACAGCAACGTTAGCTCACACCATGAATGCGCTTGTAGCTAATAATGTTGTGGCTGTACCTATAGCTGCACCACCTGGTCACTGGATCGGTGCTGGTGGTTCTATGATCCTAGAATCTGATAAACATACTGGTGTTGTTAGGAAACATTATATTGGTATGCTTACCATGTTTGATATATTAGCTCATTTGGCTGAAGACCCAATTGATGTAGTCGGTACTAACGGTGACGGCGGCGGCGGTTTTGATATGGATGAACGGATGTCAGTTCCGGTATCTTCTATCATTGGTCACAGTTTGGAAGGTCTTAGTTTATGGACTCTAAATCCTCACACCAG CCTTTTAGATTGTATGGAAGTATTCAGCAAAGGCATACACCGGGCATTGATACCACTTGACAGCCACATGGATAATGTACTAGGAGTAGAACTTGCAGAAAACTCATCTAGTTATCGGATGCTTACTCAAATGGATGTTTTAAGTTTTTTAAAGTCGCATGGATCTAAGCTGAAAAATGTCATTTCTCACACTGTCGGAGAATTGGGAGCTGTCATGGAACAAGTTTTTGCGGTAACGAATCGTACAAAAGTTATCGACGCTATAAAATGTATGAGGACTGGAGGATTGCACGCTGTTCCGATCATTGAAGCTTTTGATGCGACAGATGAAGATCACAAGCAACTCATAAAT GGGAAAGGAAGAAAGATTGTAGGCACATTCTCTGCAACCGATCTCAAGGGATGTCCAATTGATTTGCTTCAGTCTTGGATGTCTATTGATGTTCTCGAATTTACTAATAGAGTATCAACAGGCCCCGCTAATAATGGTGTTGGGGATGAATCGACAGCATCAACATCAAGAACGCTTGTAACATGTTACGCAGAGTCGAGCCTTGGTGAAGTAATTGACAAAGCTGTCACAGGACATGTTCATCGTATATGGGTTGTGGACAGACAAGGACTGCTAGATGGGATTGTCGCTTTAACAGATGTACTTCGAGTTATAAGAATCTCGTTATTGTCTGGTGTTTGA